A window of Echeneis naucrates chromosome 13, fEcheNa1.1, whole genome shotgun sequence contains these coding sequences:
- the fbxo46 gene encoding F-box only protein 46 has product MDRDTFSHIRLWCPRPFGTYSQNKARSPGSGGSSGGGGGVGSPALCKAEPSSGARRTVDGSEDGGMIVGVREENGEEEDVGSENTPPEPERDSTSVTQSQAPPPSSAPPSPPSSGSQMEDGRVLLDTWYVIKPGNTKEKIAFFVAHQFSGAGQPRPSAMKVKGNWATDCSKAKRRRRCSSYDPPTRSQASEPQLSHGSSLAPPSPDEPPLGGVNETDLLSVAEMVALVEQRTAMALQGIVAVHGNQHQQPPSTPHNQGLAPHQHTLLRGTVSDPTPMVFVSDSSNGQPSKESQEPSSPIQTDQEIEEQQESCRVAQAIAHFESQNLENRLNLGTGSGTDSSNRAREREHKRGGQESGIVTPPPPPSHSHGEVRIAFRVSNLDPRSQLEPAGRSRCMFMSCGGGGNQAAARAKEKITCDLYQLVSPSSRDPSSLLLAATTSSPKPDGDHHHPDRPTCGSPDPTQELSSGEKKAVSVGRERVTGFHVEVVVTGAVDQCVFYGKDSTENVQEETVCFAMPSGGGSGGGVGSSTDPSSDDPPPGQLFFLQPPRGPEEDVKGMGPGSGSGMCSLDCANNNGPGAGVAVGSGERSTRPDSPSVVEDCSDPSLCRLYRHVSHDFLEIRFQIQRLLEPRQYMLLLPDHIMVNIFSYLPTRSLAALKCTCHYFKVLIETYGVRAVDSRWNQDPLYRDDPCKQCKRQYERGDVSLCRWHPKPYHHDLPYGRSYWMCCRRTDKDTPGCRVGLHDNNWVQQPADGSQPIRTKREEAR; this is encoded by the exons ATGGACCGAGACACCTTCTCCCACATCCGCTTGTGGTGCCCACGCCCCTTCGGCACCTACTCCCAGAACAAAGCCAGGAGCCCGGGCTCGGGGGGTAGCAGTGGAGGTGGCGGTGGAGTAGGGTCCCCTGCCCTCTGCAAGGCTGAGCCCTCTTCGGGTGCCAGAAGGACAGTGGATGGAAGCGAAGATGGAGGGATGATAGTCGGGGTGCGGGAAGAaaatggagaagaggaggatgtCGGCTCTGAGAACACTCCACCTGAACCTGAGCGCGACTCCACCTCTGTTACACAGAGTCAGGCACCTCCGCCTTCCTCGGCCCCTCCCTCACCACCTTCTTCCGGGTCCCAGATGGAAGATGGCCGTGTCTTGTTAGACACCTGGTATGTCATCAAGCCTGGCAACACCAAGGAGAAGATTGCCTTCTTTGTTGCCCACCAGTTCAGTGGAGCAGGCCAGCCTAGACCCAGCGCCATGAAG GTTAAAGGTAACTGGGCGACTGATTGCAGTAAAGCAAAAAGACGAAGACGGTGTTCCTCCTATGACCCTCCAACACGCTCCCAAGCCTCTGAACCGCAACTCAGTCATGGCTCTTCTCTTGCCCCTCCCAGCCCCGATGAGCCACCGCTAGGAGGTGTGAATGAAACGGACCTCCTGTCAGTGGCAGAGATGGTTGCCTTGGTTGAGCAGAGGACAGCCATGGCCCTCCAGGGGATTGTGGCTGTACATGGGAACCAACACCAGCAGCCCCCTTCTACCCCCCACAATCAGGGCCTTGCCCCCCACCAGCACACACTACTCCGGGGCACGGTGTCAGACCCCACCCCTATGGTGTTTGTGTCAGACAGTTCAAATGGCCAGCCGTCCAAAGAGTCCCAGGAGCCATCATCTCCCATCCAGACAGACCAGGAGATAGAAGAGCAGCAAGAGTCATGCAGGGTAGCTCAGGCCATTGCGCACTTTGAGTCCCAGAACCTGGAGAACCGGCTGAATCTAGGCACTGGTTCGGGAACGGACTCTTCCAATCGAGCCAGAGAAAGGGAGCATAAGAGAGGCGGTCAGGAGTCTGGCATTGTAACACCTCCTCCGCCCCCCAGCCACAGTCACGGTGAGGTCAGGATAGCTTTCCGAGTGTCAAATCTGGATCCGCGGTCTCAGTTGGAGCCAGCTGGCAGGTCCCGCTGTATGTTTATGagctgtggtggtgggggtAACCAGGCAGCAGCCAGGGCCAAAGAGAAAATCACCTGTGACCTCTACCAGCTCGTTAGCCCCTCATCGAGAGACCCCAGTAGTCTCCTGCTTGCTGCCACAACTTCTTCACCCAAACCAGATGGAGACCACCATCACCCAGACAGGCCGACCTGTGGCAGCCCAGACCCGACCCAGGAGCTCTCCTCCGGCGAGAAGAAAGCCGTGAGTGTGGGGAGGGAGCGAGTGACTGGCTTCCATGTGGAAGTGGTGGTGACTGGGGCCGTGGAccaatgtgtgttttatggcaAGGACAGTACAGAGAATGTGCAGGAGGAGACTGTGTGTTTTGCTATGCCTAGTGGGGGAGGCAGTGGTGGAGGTGTAGGCAGCTCCACTGACCCTTCATCAGATGATCCCCCTCCTGGACAGCTCTTTTTCCTTCAGCCCCCTCGGGGCCCAGAGGAAGATGTAAAAGGAATGGGCCCTGGCAGTGGGTCAGGAATGTGCTCTTTGGACTGTGCCAACAATAATGGCCCTGGGGCGGGGGTTGCCGTGGGCTCTGGGGAGCGGTCAACGCGACCAGACTCTCCTAGCGTCGTAGAGGACTGTTCAGACCCTTCGCTGTGTCGCCTCTACCGCCATGTGTCCCACGACTTCCTGGAGATCCGCTTTCAAATTCAGCGCCTCCTCGAACCACGCCAgtacatgctgctgctgcccgaCCACATCATGGTCAACATCTTCAGCTATCTGCCGACACGCTCTCTGGCAGCCCTCAAGTGCACCTGCCACTACTTCAAGGTGCTGATCGAGACGTACGGGGTGCGGGCAGTGGACTCGCGCTGGAATCAAGACCCTCTCTACAGGGATGACCCCTGCAAGCAGTGTAAGCGGCAATATGAGCGCGGGGACGTTTCCTTGTGCCGTTGGCACCCCAAACCTTACCACCACGACCTGCCTTATGGACGTTCCTACTGGATGTGCTGCCGGCGTACAGACAAGGACACACCGGGCTGCCGTGTCGGGCTCCATGATAACAACTGGGTCCAGCAGCCTGCCGATGGTTCTCAGCCCATCCGCACCAAGAGGGAGGAGGCCAGGTAG
- the slc5a2 gene encoding sodium/glucose cotransporter 2 isoform X1, producing the protein MENPPSDKVIINNPLDITVIIGYFILVISVGVWSLFRSNRGTVGGYFLAGRTMTWWPVGASLFASNIGSGHFVGLAGTGAASGIAVGGFEWNALFIVLLLGWLFVPVYLTAGVITMPQYLKKRFGGMRISLYLSVISLFLYIFTKISVDMFSGAVFIQQALGWNIYVAVIALLLITALYTITGGLAALMYTDTVQTFVIIAGAFVLTGFSFAEVGGFSSLMDKYSSAFPRNVSSVDTQRYNISSHCYTPRQDAFNLLRDATTGDLPWPGVLVGIAIVGGWYWCTDQVVIVQRCLAARSLTHVKAGCIMCGYLKLLPMFLMVFPGMISRVLYPDEVGCVVPEICKEVCGTEVGCSNIAYPKLVVSVMPNGLRGLMLAVMLAALMSSLASIFNSSSTLFTMDIWTRVRPQATERELIIVGRVWVLCIVAVSICWIPVVQAAQSGQLFDYIQSISSYLAPPIASVFLLAVFVKRVNETGAFWGLIGGLGMGLCRMLPEFWFGTGSCIFPSSCPFLVCGIHYLHFAIILFACTSVLVLLVSYCSQPIEDQHLHRLVFSLRHSKEERKDLDWEQEERGRRARQEARERAREDNTGDAVAEREEKSGVCPLIGRFCRGSGGSLDLEQEEPEATGQMPDITEDPVWKYTVDANALIMMAAAVFMWGYFA; encoded by the exons ATGGAGAATCCCCCGTCAGACAAGGTGATCATAAACAACCCACTAGACATCACTGTCATCATCGGATATTTCATCTTGGTCATCAGTGTTGGCGTTTGG TCCCTGTTTCGGAGCAATCGTGGGACAGTGGGTGGATATTTCCTGGCTGGGCGGACGATGACCTGGTGGCCA gttgGTGCGTCTCTGTTTGCCAGCAACATCGGCAGTGGTCACTTTGTGGGCTTGGCCGGGACTGGGGCGGCGAGTGGCATCGCTGTGGGAGGCTTCGAGTGGAAC GCTCTTttcattgtgctgctgctgggctgGTTGTTTGTGCCCGTCTACCTCACAGCTGGG GTGATCACGATGCCTCAGTACCTGAAGAAGAGGTTCGGCGGGATGAGGATAAGCCTCTATCTCTCTGTTATTTCACTCTTCCTCTACATTTTCACCAAAATCTCA GTAGACATGTTTTCAGGAGCTGTGTTTATCCAGCAGGCGCTGGGCTGGAACATCTATGTGGCTGTCATCGCCCTTCTGTTGATAACCGCCTTGTACACTAttacag GTGGCCTGGCTGCTCTaatgtacacagacacagttCAGACTTTTGTCATCATTGCTGGAGCTTTTGTCCTCACTGGCTTCT CCTTTGCTGAGGTTGGAGGTTTCAGCTCCCTGATGGACAAATACAGCTCTGCCTTTCCAAGGAATGTCTCCTCTGTGGACACCCAGCGCTACAACATCTCATCCCACTGCTACACCCCCAGACAGGACGCCTTCAACCTGCTGAGGGACGCCACCACCGGCGACCTGCCCTGGCCTGGGGTGTTGGTTGGGATTGCTATAGTGGGAGGCTGGTACTGGTGCACAGACCAGGTG GTGATCGTGCAGAGGTGCCTTGCGGCTCGTAGTCTGACCCACGTGAAGGCCGGATGCATCATGTGTGGCTACCTCAAACTGCTGCCTATGTTCCTCATGGTGTTCCCCGGCATGATCAGCAGGGTCCTCTACCCGG ATGAGGTTGGCTGTGTTGTCCCTGAAATATGTAAGGAAGTGTGCGGCACTGAAGTGGGCTGCTCCAACATTGCTTATCCTAAACTGGTGGTGTCCGTCATGCCCAACG GTCTGCGAGGTCTGATGCTGGCCGTCATGTTGGCTGCTCTCATGTCCTCTTTGGCCTCCAtctttaacagcagcagcactttgtTCACCATGGACATCTGGACTCGCGTCAGACCACAGGCCACCGAGCGTGAGCTCATTATTGTGGGCAG AGTCTGGGTGCTTTGCATCGTAGCCGTCAGCATCTGCTGGATCCCTGTTGTCCAGGCGGCTCAGAGCGGCCAGCTGTTCGATTACATCCAGTCCATCTCCAGCTACCTGGCCCCCCCTATTGCCTCCGTCTTCCTGCTGGCTGTGTTTGTTAAGAGGGTCAATGAGACG GGTGCTTTCTGGGGTCTGATCGGTGGCCTGGGGATGGGCCTGTGCAGGATGTTGCCTGAGTTCTGGTTTGGTACCGGCAGCTGTATTTTCCCATCTAGCTGCCCGTTCTTGGTGTGTGGGATCCACTACCTTCACTTTGCCATCATCCTCTTCGCCTGTACGTcagtgctggtgctgctggtcaGCTACTGCAGCCAGCCCATAGAGGATCAACAC CTCCATCGTCTGGTTTTCAGCCTTCGCCACTCCAAAGAGGAACGGAAGGATTTAGACTGGGAgcaagaagagagaggaagaagagctcGACAGGAAGCCAGGGAAAGGGCGAGGGAGGACAACACTGGAGACGCGg TGgctgagagggaagagaagTCTGGTGTCTGTCCCCTGATTGGCCGTTTCTGCAGAGGGAGCGGAGGCTCCCTGGACCTCGAGCAGGAAGAACCTGAGGCGACGGGGCAGATGCCTGACATCACTGAGGACCCGGTGTGGAAATACACTGTGGATGCTAACGCTCTCATCATGATGGCTGCCGCCGTCTTCATGTGGGGTTACTTTGCTTAA
- the slc5a2 gene encoding sodium/glucose cotransporter 2 isoform X2, with translation MENPPSDKVIINNPLDITVIIGYFILVISVGVWSLFRSNRGTVGGYFLAGRTMTWWPVGASLFASNIGSGHFVGLAGTGAASGIAVGGFEWNALFIVLLLGWLFVPVYLTAGVITMPQYLKKRFGGMRISLYLSVISLFLYIFTKISVDMFSGAVFIQQALGWNIYVAVIALLLITALYTITGGLAALMYTDTVQTFVIIAGAFVLTGFSFAEVGGFSSLMDKYSSAFPRNVSSVDTQRYNISSHCYTPRQDAFNLLRDATTGDLPWPGVLVGIAIVGGWYWCTDQVIVQRCLAARSLTHVKAGCIMCGYLKLLPMFLMVFPGMISRVLYPDEVGCVVPEICKEVCGTEVGCSNIAYPKLVVSVMPNGLRGLMLAVMLAALMSSLASIFNSSSTLFTMDIWTRVRPQATERELIIVGRVWVLCIVAVSICWIPVVQAAQSGQLFDYIQSISSYLAPPIASVFLLAVFVKRVNETGAFWGLIGGLGMGLCRMLPEFWFGTGSCIFPSSCPFLVCGIHYLHFAIILFACTSVLVLLVSYCSQPIEDQHLHRLVFSLRHSKEERKDLDWEQEERGRRARQEARERAREDNTGDAVAEREEKSGVCPLIGRFCRGSGGSLDLEQEEPEATGQMPDITEDPVWKYTVDANALIMMAAAVFMWGYFA, from the exons ATGGAGAATCCCCCGTCAGACAAGGTGATCATAAACAACCCACTAGACATCACTGTCATCATCGGATATTTCATCTTGGTCATCAGTGTTGGCGTTTGG TCCCTGTTTCGGAGCAATCGTGGGACAGTGGGTGGATATTTCCTGGCTGGGCGGACGATGACCTGGTGGCCA gttgGTGCGTCTCTGTTTGCCAGCAACATCGGCAGTGGTCACTTTGTGGGCTTGGCCGGGACTGGGGCGGCGAGTGGCATCGCTGTGGGAGGCTTCGAGTGGAAC GCTCTTttcattgtgctgctgctgggctgGTTGTTTGTGCCCGTCTACCTCACAGCTGGG GTGATCACGATGCCTCAGTACCTGAAGAAGAGGTTCGGCGGGATGAGGATAAGCCTCTATCTCTCTGTTATTTCACTCTTCCTCTACATTTTCACCAAAATCTCA GTAGACATGTTTTCAGGAGCTGTGTTTATCCAGCAGGCGCTGGGCTGGAACATCTATGTGGCTGTCATCGCCCTTCTGTTGATAACCGCCTTGTACACTAttacag GTGGCCTGGCTGCTCTaatgtacacagacacagttCAGACTTTTGTCATCATTGCTGGAGCTTTTGTCCTCACTGGCTTCT CCTTTGCTGAGGTTGGAGGTTTCAGCTCCCTGATGGACAAATACAGCTCTGCCTTTCCAAGGAATGTCTCCTCTGTGGACACCCAGCGCTACAACATCTCATCCCACTGCTACACCCCCAGACAGGACGCCTTCAACCTGCTGAGGGACGCCACCACCGGCGACCTGCCCTGGCCTGGGGTGTTGGTTGGGATTGCTATAGTGGGAGGCTGGTACTGGTGCACAGACCAG GTGATCGTGCAGAGGTGCCTTGCGGCTCGTAGTCTGACCCACGTGAAGGCCGGATGCATCATGTGTGGCTACCTCAAACTGCTGCCTATGTTCCTCATGGTGTTCCCCGGCATGATCAGCAGGGTCCTCTACCCGG ATGAGGTTGGCTGTGTTGTCCCTGAAATATGTAAGGAAGTGTGCGGCACTGAAGTGGGCTGCTCCAACATTGCTTATCCTAAACTGGTGGTGTCCGTCATGCCCAACG GTCTGCGAGGTCTGATGCTGGCCGTCATGTTGGCTGCTCTCATGTCCTCTTTGGCCTCCAtctttaacagcagcagcactttgtTCACCATGGACATCTGGACTCGCGTCAGACCACAGGCCACCGAGCGTGAGCTCATTATTGTGGGCAG AGTCTGGGTGCTTTGCATCGTAGCCGTCAGCATCTGCTGGATCCCTGTTGTCCAGGCGGCTCAGAGCGGCCAGCTGTTCGATTACATCCAGTCCATCTCCAGCTACCTGGCCCCCCCTATTGCCTCCGTCTTCCTGCTGGCTGTGTTTGTTAAGAGGGTCAATGAGACG GGTGCTTTCTGGGGTCTGATCGGTGGCCTGGGGATGGGCCTGTGCAGGATGTTGCCTGAGTTCTGGTTTGGTACCGGCAGCTGTATTTTCCCATCTAGCTGCCCGTTCTTGGTGTGTGGGATCCACTACCTTCACTTTGCCATCATCCTCTTCGCCTGTACGTcagtgctggtgctgctggtcaGCTACTGCAGCCAGCCCATAGAGGATCAACAC CTCCATCGTCTGGTTTTCAGCCTTCGCCACTCCAAAGAGGAACGGAAGGATTTAGACTGGGAgcaagaagagagaggaagaagagctcGACAGGAAGCCAGGGAAAGGGCGAGGGAGGACAACACTGGAGACGCGg TGgctgagagggaagagaagTCTGGTGTCTGTCCCCTGATTGGCCGTTTCTGCAGAGGGAGCGGAGGCTCCCTGGACCTCGAGCAGGAAGAACCTGAGGCGACGGGGCAGATGCCTGACATCACTGAGGACCCGGTGTGGAAATACACTGTGGATGCTAACGCTCTCATCATGATGGCTGCCGCCGTCTTCATGTGGGGTTACTTTGCTTAA
- the LOC115052552 gene encoding kelch-like protein 17: MNAVRGGTVTWRPQPWQDGDGGGGEPLSDSDSEEEDFPDDSTTPLGDYITHGLKQLLDAQQLCDVTLLVEGKKFMCHRVLLAAVSPYFRAMFTSPLVESRLTEIRLEEVTPSVMETVIQFVYTGEAGLSLDTAEDLFVAANRLQVMPLQDLCSRFLFEHLSVDNCLGMYSLARSHHDQLLLRASLRLVAQHFPRVARQKDFLLLDHGTLGSLLSSDRLGVDSEAEVYDAARRWAEHQPLDRYAHMPALLHHLRPGLLSQEESRRLSQELGPAAAGEGLGGPLRPREGMFEKKIVCVDLTPREDENLVARDYTVDCFDPRTGKWEKLAALGSLVSPGCTAVGDRLFVAGGILRTGSVSAAVHEYDAVLDRWMERPSMVQPRAMLGLLGCGESLYALGGSNRSALMDSSETLELSTLQWAPGPRLPLPLRAFAGAALRGRLYLLGGTTLEQNRAVVHSGVLIYHTLTDCWTRVALDSGATCLAGGVAVRGGVCAIGGYMRDTTKFLDGNYTNLETLDATGRVLFFREGRGSGVEREVTGGGVMVSAEQRGAAGGGSDRAPSPVVFPGLPRRIAAGGVARWKRRIYVLGGENGSRFYDSVYCWKPGWRSWVQRREKLPGDTGGVSQFGCTTLKFPKKHILSRLRLAKENCKKAAD; the protein is encoded by the exons ATGAATGCTGTGCGGGGGGGCACAGTCACCTGGCGTCCCCAGCCGTGGCAGGACGGAGATGGCGGAGGAGGGGAGCCACTGTCAGACAGCGACTCGGAGGAGGAGGACTTCCCCGATGACAGCACCACGCCGTTGGGGGACTACATCACACACG GATTGAAGCAGCTCCTGGATGctcagcagctgtgtgatgtTACTCTGCTTGTTGAGGGAAAGAAGTTCATGTGTCACAG AGTCCTCCTAGCAGCCGTGAGTCCTTACTTCCGGGCAATGTTCACCAGCCCTCTGGTGGAGTCTCGCCTCACTGAGATCCGGCTGGAGGAAGTGACACCGTCTGTCATGGAGACAGTCATCCAGTTTGTGTACACTGGTGAGGCGGGACTCTCTCTTGACACAGCTGAGGATCTGTTTGTGGCTGCAAACCGGCTTCAGGTCATGCCCCTTCAAGACCTGTGCTCCAG GTTTCTGTTTGAGCATCTCTCGGTAGACAACTGTCTGGGGATGTATTCTCTGGCTCGCTCTCACCATGACCAGCTGCTGCTTCGTGCATCCCTTCGACTTGTAGCACAGCACTTCCCCCGCGTAGCCCGGCAGAAAGACTTCCTCTTACTTGATCACGGCACCTTAGGCAGCCTCCTGAGCTCAGACCGTCTGGGAGTGGACTCTGAGGCAGAGGTCTATGATGCAGCACGCCGCTGGGCAGAGCACCAGCCCTTGGACCGCTATGCCCACATGCCGGCGCTGCTTCACCACCTGAGGCCGGGGCTGCTATCCCAGGAAGAGAGTCGAAGACTGAGCCAGGAGTTGGGCCCCGCTGCAGCTGGGGAGGGCCTTGGGGGGCCTCTCAGGCCACGAGAGGGAATGTTTGAGAAAAAGATTGTCTGTGTGGATCTGACACCACGGGAAGATGAGAATTTAGTGGCAAGAGACTACACGGTGGATTGCTTTGATCCTCGGACAGGGAAGTGGGAGAAACTAGCAGCGCTTGGATCACTTGTCAGTCCTGGCTGCACTGCAGTTGGTGACAGGCTCTTTGTAGCTGGTGGGATCCTGCGGACAGGCTCTGTGTCTGCAGCGGTGCATGAATATGATGCCGTGTTGGACCGCTGGATGGAGCGCCCTTCAATGGTCCAGCCCCGGGCTATGTTAGGCCTGCTGGGTTGTGGAGAGTCACTCTATGCCTTAGGTGGCAGTAACCGCTCAGCCCTGATGGATTCCAGTGAGACCCTGGAGCTCAGTACACTACAATGGGCTCCGGGGCCTCGGCTTCCGCTGCCTCTACGAGCCTTTGCCGGCGCTGCGTTACGTGGACGCCTTTATCTTCTGGGTGGAACAACGCTAGAACAGAACCGGGCTGTGGTCCACTCAGGGGTGCTTATTTATCACACCCTAACAGACTGCTGGACACGTGTGGCGCTGGACTCTGGTGCCACCTGCCTTGCCGGAGGAGTAGCAGTGCGGGGAGGAGTCTGTGCAATTGGGGGATACATGAGGGACACAACCAAGTTCCTGGATGGAAACTACACTAATCTGGAGACTTTAGACGCCACTGGGCGTGTTCTGTTTTTCAGAGAGGGCAGGGGGTCTGGGGTAGAGAGGGAAGTAACTGGGGGAGGGGTGATGGTCTCTGCAGAGCAGCGGGGGGCCGCAGGTGGTGGCAGTGACCGAGCCCCAAGCCCTGTGGTATTTCCTGGGCTGCCACGGCGAATAGCAGCTGGGGGTGTGGCCAGGTGGAAAAGGAGAATTTACGTGCTTGGCGGGGAAAACGGTTCACGGTTCTATGACAGTGTGTACTGTTGGAAGCCCGGCTGGCGCAGCTGGGTCCAGAGACGTGAAAAACTCCCTGGCGATACTGGAGGAGTGAGCCAGTTTGGATGCACCACCCTGAAATTCCCTAAGAAACACATCCTGTCCAGATTGAGACTAGCCAAAGAGAACTGCAAGAAGGCGGCCGACTAG